CAAAACCCCTCCACTCTTCGCCGGCGGAGCGACACAACAACAGTGGCATCCCGTTCAGCCCTCGCGACACAGCAACAGTGGCAGTGCGGTCGCCTTCTCGCCTTCCTCCGTTCCGTAGCCGCCGCCTCCGTAGCCACCGTTTCCTTCCACCGTTCGCAGCGCCGTCACCTTCTGTGCAGTTCGCAGCGTCGTTGCCTTCCAGAGTCGAAACAGTTTAAAAAACCGAAAAACCAAACCAAACTGCAGGGCAAACACCTCTAGTTTCGGGTTAGCCCTTTTTCTTATCCAAAAGGGAAAATAAGATGGAAGTTATGTCTTTTTGTGTTACATTCACCAAATTTCATACATTTGCCTTTCTGAAACCAAAAGTAGCAACAACCCAAATTCAGGGCCTTTCACTACCCAATAATAGGAGCAAACATTGCAATCtttattcatcttcttcttcatcttcatctttaAGAAGTATAGCAGCAACAGCAACACTATACCCTTCCACCACACAAAAGAACCGCCACTGGATGGTACTCATGGAGCCTCCACCTCACGGTGTCACTTCCAAGTCACAACTCATCGATTATTACGCCAGCACTCTCCACAAAGTCCTTGCCAGTGAGAGAGATGCTCAAATGTGTATATATGATGCTTCCTGCGATACACACTTTGGTTTCTGTTGTGACATTGATCCACAAATAACCTCCCAACTCACAAGTTTACCGGGAGTCTTGTTGGTTAGGCCTGATCCGGATTTCAGTTCTTCGGAAAAGGACTATAGTCGATCAAGTGGTCAAGAAGGTCTGCTATCGAATTCAAAGCATTGGCTTGTTAGAATTGATAAACCTGCTGTTGGGATTGTTACAAAGGCTCAGATTGTCGATTATTTTGTTCAAATATTGACCAAGGTCATGGGAAACGAGAAGGATGCTCAGATGTGCATATATCATGTTTCttggaaaaaaatatttggtttTTGCTGTGAACTTGATGACGACTGTGCACAGGAGTTAGCTGGTGTGCCTGGTATCTTATCAGTTCAACCAGATAATAATTTTGAGTCAGAAAATAAGGATTATGAAGGTAATAACTTAGAAAACAGTGTGAGTCAGGCAGCTCCCCTGCGAACGAAAAAGCTTTTTGTGACAGGACTATCGTTTTATACATCTGAGAAAACCTTACGCGCAGCATTTGAAGACTTTGGTGATCTTGTTGAAGTCAAAATTATTATGGATAAAATTTCCAAAAGGTCCAAGGGTTATGCATTTGTCGAGTACACCACAGAGGAGGCTGCAAGCGCAGCATTGAAAGAGATGAATGGCAAGATTATTAATGGATGGATGATAGTAGTGGATGTTGCCAAGACTAACCCACCAAGGCACAACAGGGATCATGTCAGGCCATCAGTTTCACAAGCCAAAAGCCTTTTAAGGTATTAACTATTTCTAGCTCTCCCCTCTTATTTATCTCAACAAGACAATACAAACCGAAATACTGTAAAACATAATAGAATTATGTGCAATTGTTATAGTAAACTATTCTCAACCTTAGGAgtaatttctattttaatatattagttGACTTGGGCTTGTattagcaaaaaaaaattatattagctatctttttatattttattataaaactgTCATATTTTATTAGTGTTAcacaatatccaataaacaaaaatagtAAAGATACTAGTAGCATTTATACATTAATAATCTCTGTTACTATTCatacattaataataaattacTTTTACAAAATCAGAAtaataaattacttttaaaaaatcaaaatttaaccAAATCGGACTGAGTTTATTATAAGACTttatttaatgaattttatttatttgttccAAAATACTTTTGGTATCAGAGTGCTCTTCAAAGTTATTAATACTAGTATTTGAATAACTTTATCACAAAAACTATATGAATAGAAAAACTATTAATATCTTCACAGTTCACACACATCATTTTGTTATCTTTAAAGTACCAAAATAGTTCgcaaaaatttatataatttatatcattGAACAAATaacttttatgatttttttaatgattattATGTAAGtatgataagaaaataaaaaaaatgaaagtttCTCATAATAGATACgaattaaacaaaataattattaaaaaaaatatttttcgtaTCTAAACAATTTTCGCATCTAAATTTATCCGACTAATTTTAGATCACGtacttttttcgtttttttcttttttcacactttttcttcttcttttctcccacgtgcttcttcttctctcgcgctttttctttttctcacaCTCGGTTTTAAGCACCAAGCATCTTCTTCTTCGTGTTCCTCCTCCTCATTCTCTTCATTTTTTTTGCGTCTTTTCTCTTTATCGTCTTGTTGTTATTGCTGctgtattttttgtttttccctCCTTCTCTCCCGGTAGAAGATGAGAAGGAAGAATTTTAAATTGCGCAGAATAGAAATGAACCGAACATGTTattatggtgaaacaattgtatactACTAAATGAATGGAACattatctattatataaaatcaaattcaaacagctttctgcataatgaaccgaacacgtactcatgatgaaacaattgtatagtactaaatgaacgaaatataatccattatataaaatcaactTCGAAACACCTCTGTCTACAATTTAGATATTATCAATTCAACTCAATTCAGATTCAGAACACTTAcgtccattcaattcaattcaatttagcAATTGCATTCCATTCAATTCGATTGAAAAAATATTCCATTAGCAAAATGTTGGTATTGTTGGTGATGACGATAACGAAAGAGGaggaaaagtagaagaagaatctgaaagAAGAAGATGGGAAGGGGAGAAGATGacatgtatttttttaataacgaAAAAATAGGAGGAGGTATACGtgaatttgaaagaagaagatgaCATATGCATGTATTTGAAAGtagtagtagaagaagaagatgggaaggggagaagaagaaaaagcgcGGGAGAGGAGAAGAAGATAAAGCGCGGGAGATCAGAGGAGAAGAAGATAAAGCGCGTGTAATGACGTTTTTTTAATGAGAGTGATTTTTGTTGGTATCGGACCTACTTAGATAAAACTTGgatgaaaaaatatttgaatgtGTAGCAtaccttttaaaaaaaatctaaaatgcAACAAATTCATCATCAATGTTAAAAAGAAAtgtttatatattattaacatTTTGAGTAATGGATTAACATACAAATTTTATCccaattatttatataattatcaatcgagtaattaatttaagataatttatttataacttttattgttattttttaatcaaaaaaatttacaatttgaattaaatttaaataaaatttacacAAAATTATCATAATAGtttgttataaaattaaaaagctAAAGAAAGATaactaattatatattaaaactaaaaaatgatCATTTATAAATAGTaaggataataaaaaaatttttggtaACTATAAGGATAATAAATTTGAATATATTGAAGTAATATTAGATAAATTTCCTCATATATTCATGACAGAAATGTAATAAATTCTAGAACAATCAAACAACAAatcattaaatataatataacaaTTGAGTAAATGATATGGTTCATTCATAAATAAGTGGGTTAATTTACCCTAGTGCGATGctggaaaaggaaaaagaatatataaaaaaaatcggGCTTTATCTCCCTCTCTTTTGAGAAACTAGGTACTTAGGTAGAGGTAGGTTTATTTAGTAGGAGTTGGTTTCGTGCACATCATCAATAAGCCATAAGGGCGTGCACGCACACAATTTTGCCAGTCTTGAAAGATACATTGATACAATGAACAAAATGGAATCTAGGTATATTTTCCTATTTTAGGTGTATCTATaattatattactttttaaagggAAGTGAAGGCTGCAGTGTTCAAAACTTGAAATTTTCCCTTTGCCTTAAACAGAGAGCCTCGTTTTATGATTGTGATAGTCGCATCACTATTTCCTGCCATGGGTGATCCATCTCTAGGAGCAAACAATTGGTATTGTAAGCTTAGCGGAACTGAGTTGTTATTACATCCCACAGTTAGCTTTTTCCCCTTCCCTTTCTCAAATAATGAGATTACGTACGATTAATTTAAGAGATGTTTACACAAAT
Above is a genomic segment from Arachis stenosperma cultivar V10309 chromosome 1, arast.V10309.gnm1.PFL2, whole genome shotgun sequence containing:
- the LOC130969554 gene encoding organelle RRM domain-containing protein 1, chloroplastic-like; amino-acid sequence: MEVMSFCVTFTKFHTFAFLKPKVATTQIQGLSLPNNRSKHCNLYSSSSSSSSLRSIAATATLYPSTTQKNRHWMVLMEPPPHGVTSKSQLIDYYASTLHKVLASERDAQMCIYDASCDTHFGFCCDIDPQITSQLTSLPGVLLVRPDPDFSSSEKDYSRSSGQEGLLSNSKHWLVRIDKPAVGIVTKAQIVDYFVQILTKVMGNEKDAQMCIYHVSWKKIFGFCCELDDDCAQELAGVPGILSVQPDNNFESENKDYEGNNLENSVSQAAPLRTKKLFVTGLSFYTSEKTLRAAFEDFGDLVEVKIIMDKISKRSKGYAFVEYTTEEAASAALKEMNGKIINGWMIVVDVAKTNPPRHNRDHVRPSVSQAKSLLRY